The Eremothecium gossypii ATCC 10895 chromosome VII, complete sequence nucleotide sequence GAACTTAAGGGAGGACAAAAAGGGCGTTGGTAGTGCCATATTGGAGCCTACTGAACGGTACGAACCAACACAGCCTTCTGATGACGCTATGTCGGCAGACAACACGCTTCTGTATGAGAAAAAGATGGGTAAGAAAAGCCCATGCCCCTTGAATGGGGCATCTACCGTGGAATCgacagctgcagcaggctTGCAACTTCCACCTGCTTCTTTGCCAGCTAAACCTAGGTCGCCTGCACTTAGTTTAAAACGCAAGTTGTGCCCAAGTTCGGATAATTCTGGCGGTGGCAAGGCAAAGAGGCGCGTCAATACCAGTCATTCAACCATTCAATCCGATATGAGCGATGCCAAAATGCCTCGGATACCTGATAATCAGCTGGAGTTACCGGATTACCACCATTTGCCATCATCGTCCTTTCACTACAACTTGGGTCACAATAGCTTACCGGCCAACTTCCATTTTCCAGATGTTAATGACCCTCTATTGCGTAATATGCAGTTTTCTAACCCGCAAATGAATTTCCACTCGTATTCCAATATGAACCTAGTTCCAGTCCTTGTGCCTGCCGATGCACTCGCACAGGTAAAATCAATGGGACAACCATCGAACGTAGTTCAGCGGATGACAGAAAATAGCAATCAACATGTTGAGTCAattgctgctgctgaaaAGAACCCTCAGACATCTGGGCCATCTTCTGGTAACAGGCACCCAGAAACAAGTAAGAAAAATACAAAACGGTCAAAAGCACATG carries:
- a CDS encoding AGL163Wp (NOHBY710; No homolog in Saccharomyces cerevisiae: Syntenic homolog of Kluyveromyces lactis KLLA0D17006g); the protein is MGADERFDNLLSRLDQVGFDFEQEFDKLALLRQKAFDALSDHDTRKKRLQIELRLRQKYRRYRQNAAYFAKGRFDKVDMDYLNSVIMSNDQLRAACHIHGIHTAQKGSSASVEDYACIANLREDKKGVGSAILEPTERYEPTQPSDDAMSADNTLLYEKKMGKKSPCPLNGASTVESTAAAGLQLPPASLPAKPRSPALSLKRKLCPSSDNSGGGKAKRRVNTSHSTIQSDMSDAKMPRIPDNQLELPDYHHLPSSSFHYNLGHNSLPANFHFPDVNDPLLRNMQFSNPQMNFHSYSNMNLVPVLVPADALAQVKSMGQPSNVVQRMTENSNQHVESIAAAEKNPQTSGPSSGNRHPETSKKNTKRSKAHALPHGTSIEKLLKPPAPKALKKMQKMARKYNL